Proteins from one Salvelinus sp. IW2-2015 linkage group LG9, ASM291031v2, whole genome shotgun sequence genomic window:
- the LOC111968645 gene encoding zinc finger FYVE domain-containing protein 21 isoform X6, translated as MSSVPDGKKLVRSPSGLRMVPENGAFNSPFSLDEPQWVPDKECPSCMQCTKKFDFLTRKHHCRRCGRCFCDKCCSKKVTLPRMCFVDPVRQCGECSRVSQKEMEFYDKQLKVLMGGGTFIVTLGTSEKSETMMCRLSNNHRYLFLDGESHFEVELSRISSMQVLTEESTPEENDIHTYTSLLDSQYISEGGNSRASGMLLHYKPTGSQDPQQLRMEAADDKKTASSWLAAMHKAAKLLYEARDQ; from the exons ATGTCTTCAGTGCCTGATGGCAAGAAATTGGTTCGAAGCCCAAGTGGACTTCGAATGGTCCCGGAGAATGGAGCGTTTAACAGCCCTTTTTCGTTAGATGAACCTCAGTGGGTCCCGGACAAAGAG TGCCCAAGCTGTATGCAGTGCACCAAAAAATTTGACTTCCTTACAAGAAAG CACCACTGCCGGCGGTGTGGCCGGTGTTTTTGTGATAAGTGCTGCAGTAAGAAGGTGACTCTTCCCCGGATGTGCTTCGTTGACCCGGTCCGGCAGTGTGGAGAGTGCAGCCGGGTCTCCCAGAAGGAAATGGAGTTCTATGACAAACAGCTTAAAGTGCTTATGGGAG GTGGTACATTTATTGTCACTTTGGGCACCTCCGAGAAGTCTGAGACCATGATGTGTCGTCTCTCCAACAACCACAG GTATCTCTTCTTAGATGGGGAGAGCCATTTTGAGGTGGAGCTGTCTCGGATCTCCAGTATGCAGGTGTTGACAGAGGAGTCCACCCCCGAAG AGAATGACATACACACTTACACCAGTCTGCTGGACAGTCAGTATATCTCTGAAG GGGGAAACTCCAGGGCCAGTGGCATGTTGCTCCAttacaaacccactggctctcaGGACCCCCAGCAGTTACGCATGGAGGCAGCAGACGACAAGAAGACTGCCTCCTCATGGCTGGCTGCTATGCACAAG GCTGCCAAACTGCTGTATGAAGCTCGGGACCAGTGA